Proteins from a single region of Abyssalbus ytuae:
- a CDS encoding sister chromatid cohesion protein PDS5, producing the protein MANDLEKPKAPNNNPDLQTPRAAYSTPPGTTNNPQGQKPLPAQRQETGLLEKEITDSQELARQLCSNKPEEQQSALAFLAANQYKGTYQETLISLAEAIYNKQGPEGAQTLLRALHTDTEIMGLQHNLLQLRCLNKWLQMGMEDKDLKILEKEFRLLKTFNTWLKQGWKQRNKGDMTLHHILLRAFPQLGSVLGKSQAIALYNKALKDTDWRIRHAAAEALGALAQDAPEKASEIIPGLQKSLEDTDYDVRKVAAEALGALVQAAPDEPLLIPSFEKALENPSVYVRQAAIEALGDLAQAVPEKASEIIPGLQKALEDTDSWSVRKAAAEALGDLAQAAPDEPLLIPSLVKALENPSVYVRQAAIEALGDLAQAVPEKASEIIPGLQKALEDTDSWRVRKVAAEALGALVQAAPDEPLLIPSLVKALEDTDYDVRKVAAEALGALAQAAPEKASEIIPGLQKALENPSVYVRHAAAKALGDLAQAIPEKAKEILPSLVKALEDTDSWRVRQAAIEALGAIAQDVHDKAKEMIPSLLKALKDTDWFVRQAAVKALGALVQAAPDEPLLIPSFEKALENPSVYVRHAAAKALGDLAQAVPEKASEIIPGLQKSLEDTDYDVRKLAAEALGAVAQAAPDEPLLIPSLVKALENPSVYVRYAAAKALGDLAQAVPEKASEIIPGLQKALEDTDYDVREAVVEALRTLAQAVPEKASEIIPGLQKALEDTDSDVDEASVEALGALAQAVPEKASEIIPGLQKALEDTDSDVDEASVEALGAQAQAALDMPLLIPSFEKALENPSVYFRQAVVEALQEVIKASPYEVSEIIPSLQKALGDTDRWIRKAAVEALGDLAQAAPEKAKEILPSLEKALRDEDEDVRQTAVVALQKVIKASPYEVSEIIPSLQKALRDEDKGVRQTAVEALGDLAQAAPEKAKEILPSLVKALENPSVYVRQTAVVALGAIAQDAPDKMPEIIPVLRKALKDKDSWHVRKAAAQALGAIAQDAPDKMPEIIPVLRKALKDKDSWHVRKAAAEALGAIAQDAPDKVLEIIPVLLKALKDKGEDVREAAAEALGEVAKFTPDKMPEIIPGLRKALRDEDEDVRQAAEQVLGAYPTKTLIETYLASAAFKKLGPIIKERLYREALVTGPLKNGQYTLTLYPGTGQPEAWQVPKNPRIKALKNLGHTPASRIQTKKDIQNRVKNFGKAIRQRFGKQTGKAQGGTSREPGLSLLTFAAPGPTGPTTTMPPKVEATLLEKMIAELNGEKAYGLIKNRSIDLSRQFITNTATLAQALKKTTVPIHLLNLKDNTISDKGAEHLINLLKAKTGIIGLDLRGNAIKKELFKEINQCLANNRKLLLERIRKNKLKPGDTTTEGILDLSHYNLTPKAIKQLSTALATNTTLTTVDLRGNQIDNEGAHYLRKLFKQNTTLTNLYFDKEAVFIKTTIKDINNYLARNRRLFALECIRTNPHADTVLIKEGILDLSGPLSLLEAGKGPNTPLTFPEVEQLTQALTQKATLTFPEVEKVGQVLQVNIPTLTGLNLSHANIKDRGATELAKGLGENTTLSMLELQYNDIGAGGMAALAPALHNKTSITYLNLQGNTIRTKGIQALANEFLQNNTTLRVLNLSNNEAGDEGIGALSKVLTPGKTGLKELALQSNNICQAGAGHLNVILSNNNTLEKLDLRGNKLSNGGVTALVKGLGQNKTLRFLDLSHNRISNDGAKALVAALKENKTLTEINLLGNPIEKDTLKNLEYYLDRNHRLELLHLLKHNQPNAFVSKDGVLDFNDIKFGDSDDSDHYIEKLCKALQTNTTVKTLKLRNTGAGIPEMTALATLLKENPTIKKLDLSYNSITDEALHSLSEVLENSALEVLNLEGNRIGAEGARLLQNSLISNATLRELNLKGNNLGNSGAERIAVALQLQVERGEPVLEALNLEDNSITQLKFQKGAIQDQAGESLNRAIGRNTALKSIRLQDNNISLGYLRGIQASLERNNGIIPRAPRRHSNTPVAASGTAVTDIGFDALLKRIRTDDLTTKDKDEAGATDLSNYTLTFEKIGLLNKALKENQEITALNLGKTPITDLEAYALGRLAAQNDHLIKITFNDTVVQQNILIRDINSSLDRNRMAWNLKQLAAGNPESNIRLGTAGILNLNRPLNDKEIKGVAAVIANNKALKGLNLQNTNITATQIKSLTGGLISRIESGKPQLKSLDLSDNSLKGDKIEVLTKLLQAKNGLPGELNLTRNPIGSDIESLLPALQKSGEEELKVLTLESTDMHLVNPEHLESLLRHQTLEVLNLSRNQLGDGGAEAISAGLGANQQLHTLDLSNNGIRNKGIGELAKALKSNTTLCKLDLSYNQLSKAGAIALRDMLKGNKALTELSLLGNPNIPGEILDDIEDYLDRNRRDELLQLLEHNQPNAFVNDGVLDLSGIALDGGYIEKLGKALASNTTVKALNLKNTGTGTPEMTALAKLLGENSRIIKLDLSWNTIDAKGLYFFSKVLKEGALEELNLEGNQIGPQGARLLQDSLVGNTTLKALNLKRNNLGNNGAKRIAVALQLQAERGGSALEDNSITPLKFQKGAIRDEAGESLSKAISRNTALKSLKLGGNRISPAYLEGIRAGLKRNNGETSQAASHKGDAPAAVPEAATTDEGFLKFLGRIKTGNLTAEDKDKAGAPDLSSYTLTFEKIELLNEALKENQGITRLNLGKTPITDLGAYALSKLAAEHNHLISIDFEKKAIQHNILIEDIKAELENNRKLHALKQLGTIPDDASTPPQVEGGSLDFRNLFLSGQYLEAINTILKVNPTLNVLDLSGTNSKDASISVLKPGIQQSQGLKALNLKGNNITHEGLKTLVEALETGGNTLSNLDLGNNGIDAIDKDTLKTLLGNKTLEVLNLSRNQLGDGGAEAISAGLGANQQLHTLDLSNNGIRNKGIGELAEALKSNTTLCKLDLSYNQLSKAGAEYLKDMLKGNKTLTELRLLGNPNIPGEILDDIEDYLNRNRRLELLELLKKDQPNAFVDKNGVLDFSGITLGEEYISELGKALRGNTTVKELNLNGTGIGPDGIRLLADSLQSNKTLEVLHLEGNQIKPEGAGALAGMLEHNGVLKKLMLKNNLIGDDGISYLGKALEKNATLVELHVDNNNITVVGIKPLELCLIENTRLKTLGLSYNPISNEGVIRLALVLFLQARKGRATLEALDLKDCVIGNIGAQALNSILGKNTAVKTLNLEDNAIRAGLIGEINRRLLHNGSTSGAQIHERSRSTLSEKTDITQGETWEQFYQSTPKSTRTRDTGISGFTGLSTPGTNTPDTGTRDNAFNQLDNPGYWYQAADIRMVQEGGFLSGFSLSCLNAQELNGVEHGANTTRLGELLNQATAEKPSLCIYNKGGNHWVSFAVVDRGGEKVVLYKDSLGGVIDPALQQLLTKHGVNGENIHVHPGNEQETDVSHCGIFALENINRMAGGLSGDPQGFIETFEQAGFFCTLEDAQQLRQTDYAGFYLKGVVAMMREERRLPATIAGLVRELCDTLHINQNLSRAVQQRFVGLVKDVLVTPEIAQHFARDIAVMDEGFITQTLETYLAGGAEQRKSTQQGAPQSLTDDKRLSGASLLKDFTKPQNAVPGTAVKSKEGIGGKVGKKLESICDSLFEGGHIHESDKENLEIAVQDKALNDPGFREAFLKGNFDTVFDQLKAALETKLNISTTLTPKDAKGVVETLAKSLVPPRQQKTRERRKASVHMG; encoded by the coding sequence ATGGCAAACGACTTGGAAAAACCCAAAGCCCCCAACAACAACCCGGATCTGCAAACACCAAGGGCTGCTTATAGCACCCCCCCCGGTACAACTAATAACCCGCAAGGCCAAAAGCCGCTACCAGCGCAGAGGCAAGAGACGGGGCTTTTGGAAAAAGAAATAACCGACAGCCAGGAGCTCGCCCGGCAGTTGTGCTCCAATAAGCCCGAAGAGCAGCAAAGCGCCCTGGCCTTTTTAGCAGCAAACCAATATAAGGGCACCTACCAGGAAACCCTCATATCTTTGGCAGAAGCCATATATAACAAACAAGGCCCGGAAGGGGCACAAACCCTGTTAAGGGCGCTCCACACCGATACGGAAATTATGGGCCTGCAGCACAACCTCTTACAGCTCCGCTGCCTGAATAAATGGCTACAAATGGGGATGGAAGACAAAGACTTAAAGATACTGGAAAAGGAGTTTCGCCTCCTAAAAACCTTTAATACCTGGCTAAAGCAAGGGTGGAAACAGCGTAATAAAGGGGATATGACGCTTCACCATATACTTTTAAGGGCATTTCCTCAGCTAGGGAGCGTACTGGGAAAGAGCCAGGCAATAGCTCTTTATAACAAAGCCCTGAAGGATACGGATTGGCGTATCCGCCACGCCGCGGCAGAGGCCCTGGGAGCCTTAGCCCAAGATGCCCCTGAGAAAGCATCAGAGATTATCCCCGGCCTTCAAAAATCCCTGGAGGATACAGATTATGATGTCCGCAAAGTTGCGGCAGAGGCCCTGGGAGCCCTAGTCCAAGCCGCTCCTGATGAGCCATTGCTTATCCCCAGCTTTGAAAAAGCCCTGGAGAATCCAAGTGTTTATGTCCGCCAAGCCGCGATAGAGGCCCTGGGAGACCTAGCCCAAGCCGTCCCTGAGAAAGCATCAGAGATTATCCCCGGCCTTCAAAAAGCCCTGGAGGATACGGATAGCTGGAGTGTCCGCAAAGCCGCGGCAGAGGCTCTGGGAGACCTGGCCCAAGCCGCTCCTGATGAGCCATTACTTATCCCCAGCCTGGTAAAAGCCCTGGAGAATCCAAGTGTTTATGTCCGCCAAGCCGCGATAGAGGCCCTGGGAGACCTAGCCCAAGCCGTCCCTGAGAAAGCATCAGAGATTATCCCCGGCCTTCAAAAAGCCCTGGAGGATACGGATAGTTGGAGAGTCCGCAAAGTTGCGGCAGAGGCCCTGGGAGCCCTAGTCCAAGCCGCTCCTGATGAGCCATTACTTATCCCCAGCCTGGTAAAAGCCCTGGAGGATACGGATTATGATGTCCGCAAAGTTGCGGCAGAGGCCCTGGGAGCTTTAGCCCAAGCCGCCCCTGAGAAAGCATCAGAGATTATCCCCGGCCTTCAAAAAGCCTTGGAGAATCCAAGTGTTTATGTCCGCCATGCCGCGGCAAAGGCCTTGGGAGACCTAGCCCAAGCCATCCCTGAGAAAGCTAAGGAAATTCTTCCCAGCCTGGTAAAAGCCCTGGAGGATACGGATAGTTGGAGAGTCCGCCAAGCCGCGATAGAGGCCCTGGGAGCCATAGCCCAAGACGTCCATGATAAAGCTAAGGAAATGATTCCCAGCCTGCTAAAAGCCCTAAAGGATACGGATTGGTTTGTCCGTCAAGCCGCGGTAAAGGCCCTGGGAGCCCTAGTCCAAGCCGCTCCTGATGAGCCATTGCTTATCCCCAGCTTTGAAAAAGCCCTGGAGAATCCAAGTGTTTATGTCCGCCACGCCGCGGCAAAGGCTCTGGGAGACCTAGCCCAAGCCGTCCCTGAGAAAGCATCAGAGATTATCCCCGGCCTTCAAAAATCCCTGGAGGATACGGATTATGATGTCCGCAAACTTGCGGCAGAGGCCCTGGGAGCGGTAGCCCAAGCCGCTCCTGATGAGCCATTACTTATCCCCAGCCTGGTAAAAGCCCTGGAGAATCCAAGTGTTTATGTCCGCTACGCCGCGGCAAAGGCTCTGGGAGACCTAGCCCAAGCCGTCCCTGAGAAAGCATCAGAGATTATCCCCGGCCTTCAAAAAGCCCTGGAGGATACGGATTATGATGTCCGCGAAGCTGTGGTAGAAGCTCTGAGAACCCTGGCCCAAGCCGTCCCTGAGAAAGCATCAGAGATTATCCCCGGTCTTCAAAAAGCCCTGGAGGATACGGATAGTGATGTCGACGAAGCTTCGGTAGAAGCTCTGGGAGCCCTGGCCCAAGCCGTCCCTGAGAAAGCATCAGAGATTATCCCCGGTCTTCAAAAAGCCCTGGAGGATACGGATAGTGATGTCGACGAAGCTTCGGTAGAAGCTCTGGGAGCCCAAGCCCAAGCTGCCCTTGATATGCCATTGCTTATCCCCAGCTTTGAAAAAGCCCTGGAGAATCCAAGTGTTTATTTCCGTCAAGCTGTGGTAGAGGCCCTGCAAGAGGTGATAAAAGCGTCCCCTTATGAGGTATCAGAAATTATCCCCAGCCTTCAAAAAGCCTTGGGGGATACGGATCGTTGGATTCGCAAAGCTGCGGTAGAGGCCCTGGGAGACCTAGCCCAAGCCGCCCCTGAGAAAGCTAAGGAAATTCTTCCCAGCCTTGAAAAAGCTCTGAGGGATGAAGATGAGGATGTCCGCCAAACTGCTGTAGTGGCCCTGCAAAAGGTGATAAAAGCGTCCCCTTATGAGGTATCAGAAATTATCCCCAGCCTTCAAAAAGCTCTGAGGGATGAAGATAAGGGTGTCCGCCAAACTGCGGTAGAGGCCCTGGGAGACCTAGCCCAAGCCGCCCCTGAGAAAGCTAAGGAAATTCTTCCCAGCCTGGTAAAAGCCCTGGAGAATCCAAGTGTTTATGTCCGCCAAACTGCTGTAGTGGCCCTGGGAGCAATAGCCCAGGATGCCCCTGATAAGATGCCAGAAATTATCCCCGTCCTTCGAAAAGCCCTGAAGGATAAGGACAGTTGGCATGTCCGAAAAGCCGCAGCACAAGCCCTGGGAGCAATAGCCCAGGATGCCCCTGATAAGATGCCAGAAATTATCCCCGTCCTTCGAAAAGCCCTGAAGGATAAGGACAGTTGGCATGTCCGAAAAGCCGCAGCAGAAGCCCTGGGAGCAATAGCCCAGGATGCCCCTGATAAGGTATTAGAAATTATTCCCGTCCTTCTAAAAGCCCTTAAGGATAAGGGTGAAGATGTTCGCGAAGCCGCGGCAGAAGCCCTAGGAGAGGTCGCCAAATTTACCCCTGATAAGATGCCAGAAATTATCCCCGGCCTTCGAAAAGCTCTGAGGGATGAAGATGAGGATGTCCGCCAAGCCGCGGAGCAGGTCTTGGGAGCCTATCCTACCAAGACCTTGATAGAAACCTACCTGGCAAGCGCTGCATTCAAGAAACTGGGGCCAATTATTAAGGAAAGGCTCTACCGGGAGGCGCTGGTCACCGGGCCCCTAAAAAACGGTCAATATACTCTTACCCTTTACCCTGGTACTGGGCAGCCTGAGGCGTGGCAGGTCCCCAAAAACCCACGGATCAAAGCCCTTAAAAACCTGGGCCATACCCCTGCTTCGCGGATACAAACTAAAAAAGATATTCAGAACCGCGTTAAAAACTTCGGAAAAGCAATACGCCAACGGTTTGGAAAACAAACCGGCAAAGCCCAGGGGGGCACCTCCCGGGAACCCGGTTTATCCCTACTTACTTTTGCAGCCCCGGGGCCAACAGGGCCAACCACAACAATGCCCCCTAAGGTTGAAGCGACCCTACTGGAAAAGATGATAGCAGAACTCAACGGAGAAAAAGCGTACGGGCTTATAAAAAACCGCAGCATCGACCTGAGCAGGCAGTTTATTACCAATACAGCAACCTTGGCACAAGCCCTTAAAAAAACCACAGTACCGATACACCTGCTCAACCTTAAGGACAATACTATTAGCGACAAAGGCGCGGAGCACCTTATTAACCTGCTAAAGGCTAAAACGGGTATTATTGGCTTAGACTTGCGGGGCAACGCTATTAAAAAGGAGCTTTTTAAAGAGATAAACCAGTGCCTGGCTAACAATCGTAAACTTCTGCTAGAACGTATCCGTAAAAACAAACTTAAGCCAGGAGACACTACTACAGAAGGCATACTAGACCTAAGCCACTATAACCTCACCCCCAAAGCCATAAAACAGCTAAGCACGGCCCTTGCCACCAATACCACCCTTACCACGGTAGACCTGCGCGGCAACCAGATCGATAACGAAGGGGCCCATTACCTCCGTAAGCTATTTAAGCAAAACACCACCCTGACAAACCTCTACTTTGATAAGGAGGCTGTATTTATTAAAACCACTATTAAAGATATTAATAACTATTTGGCACGTAACCGCAGGCTTTTTGCCCTGGAGTGCATCCGTACAAACCCCCATGCGGATACCGTCCTTATTAAAGAAGGCATACTGGACCTGAGTGGCCCCCTAAGCCTCCTGGAAGCAGGGAAAGGCCCCAACACCCCCCTGACCTTCCCGGAAGTAGAGCAATTAACCCAAGCCCTTACCCAAAAAGCTACCCTCACCTTCCCGGAAGTAGAAAAAGTAGGCCAGGTCCTCCAGGTCAACATCCCCACCCTTACAGGCCTAAACCTCTCCCATGCCAACATCAAAGATCGTGGGGCAACGGAATTAGCCAAAGGCTTAGGTGAAAATACCACCCTTAGTATGCTAGAGCTACAGTATAACGACATAGGGGCAGGGGGAATGGCAGCCCTGGCCCCCGCCTTACACAACAAGACGTCCATAACATACCTCAACCTCCAGGGCAATACAATCCGTACTAAAGGCATACAAGCCTTGGCAAACGAATTTTTACAAAACAATACCACCCTCCGGGTATTAAACCTTAGTAATAATGAGGCTGGGGATGAAGGGATAGGGGCTTTAAGCAAGGTCCTGACCCCCGGCAAAACAGGCCTAAAGGAGTTAGCCTTACAATCCAACAACATCTGCCAAGCCGGGGCAGGGCACCTAAACGTTATTTTAAGCAACAACAACACCCTTGAAAAACTCGACCTTCGCGGCAACAAGCTTAGCAATGGGGGTGTAACCGCCCTGGTTAAGGGTTTAGGCCAAAACAAAACCCTTAGGTTTCTGGATCTCAGCCACAACCGCATTAGTAATGATGGGGCCAAGGCCTTGGTTGCAGCCCTTAAAGAAAACAAAACCCTCACGGAAATCAACCTCCTGGGCAATCCTATTGAGAAAGACACCCTAAAAAACCTGGAATACTATCTGGACCGGAACCACAGGCTGGAACTCCTACACTTGTTAAAGCACAACCAACCTAACGCCTTTGTAAGTAAAGACGGCGTATTGGACTTTAATGATATAAAATTCGGTGATAGTGACGATAGTGACCATTACATCGAAAAATTATGTAAAGCACTACAAACCAATACCACCGTAAAAACCCTAAAACTTAGGAACACAGGAGCCGGCATCCCGGAAATGACTGCCCTGGCAACCCTGTTAAAAGAAAACCCCACGATAAAAAAACTCGATCTCTCCTATAATAGCATCACCGACGAAGCCTTACATAGCTTATCCGAAGTATTAGAAAATAGTGCCCTGGAAGTGTTAAACCTGGAAGGGAACCGGATTGGGGCTGAGGGTGCCAGATTGCTGCAAAACAGCCTAATATCTAACGCAACATTGAGGGAACTCAACCTAAAGGGCAACAACCTGGGCAACAGTGGTGCCGAACGCATAGCCGTAGCCCTGCAATTACAAGTCGAAAGGGGTGAACCTGTCCTGGAAGCCCTCAACCTGGAAGACAATTCCATAACACAACTAAAATTTCAAAAAGGGGCTATCCAAGATCAAGCAGGAGAATCCCTCAATAGGGCCATTGGCAGGAATACAGCCCTCAAAAGCATCAGGCTGCAAGACAACAATATCAGCCTGGGCTATCTTAGGGGCATCCAGGCCAGCCTGGAACGTAACAACGGTATAATACCCCGGGCACCAAGGCGCCATAGTAACACCCCTGTGGCAGCATCCGGAACTGCGGTGACAGATATAGGTTTTGACGCGCTGCTGAAGCGCATAAGAACTGACGATCTTACAACTAAAGATAAAGATGAGGCCGGGGCGACAGACCTTAGTAACTACACACTTACCTTTGAAAAGATTGGACTTTTAAACAAAGCCCTTAAAGAAAACCAGGAGATTACCGCACTCAACTTGGGCAAAACTCCCATTACCGATTTAGAAGCCTATGCCCTCGGGAGGTTGGCAGCCCAAAATGACCACCTGATCAAAATAACTTTTAATGATACGGTTGTTCAGCAAAACATCCTTATCCGGGATATTAATAGCTCTTTAGACCGTAACCGGATGGCCTGGAACTTAAAGCAGCTCGCAGCAGGAAACCCTGAAAGCAATATACGTCTCGGTACAGCAGGCATATTAAACCTCAACCGCCCGCTAAATGACAAAGAAATAAAAGGAGTAGCAGCAGTTATTGCTAATAATAAAGCACTTAAAGGTTTAAACCTTCAAAATACCAATATTACCGCAACACAGATAAAAAGCTTAACCGGAGGGTTGATTTCCCGTATAGAAAGTGGAAAACCCCAACTAAAAAGCCTGGACCTGTCCGATAACAGCCTTAAAGGGGATAAAATTGAAGTATTAACCAAACTCTTACAAGCCAAGAACGGGCTGCCGGGAGAGCTTAACCTTACCCGCAACCCCATTGGCTCAGATATAGAATCCCTACTACCAGCCCTTCAAAAATCCGGGGAAGAGGAACTTAAGGTATTAACACTTGAGTCCACAGACATGCACCTGGTAAACCCGGAGCATTTAGAAAGCCTATTAAGGCACCAAACGCTTGAAGTGCTCAACCTAAGTAGGAACCAACTCGGGGACGGGGGGGCAGAAGCCATCAGTGCAGGACTGGGGGCCAATCAGCAACTTCATACATTGGACCTCAGCAATAATGGTATCAGGAACAAAGGCATAGGGGAACTTGCCAAAGCATTAAAATCGAATACAACACTCTGCAAACTAGACCTAAGCTACAACCAGCTTAGTAAAGCTGGTGCAATAGCCCTCAGGGATATGCTCAAAGGGAACAAGGCCTTAACAGAGCTTAGTCTCTTGGGCAACCCTAATATCCCCGGCGAGATACTGGATGATATTGAAGACTACCTGGACCGCAACCGCAGGGATGAATTACTGCAATTGTTGGAGCACAACCAACCCAACGCCTTTGTAAACGATGGTGTATTGGACCTCAGTGGCATAGCGCTTGATGGCGGTTATATTGAAAAACTGGGCAAAGCATTAGCATCCAATACCACCGTAAAAGCCTTAAACCTTAAAAACACAGGTACCGGCACCCCGGAAATGACTGCCCTGGCAAAGCTGTTGGGGGAAAACAGCAGGATTATAAAACTCGACCTTTCTTGGAATACCATCGATGCCAAAGGTCTATACTTTTTCTCCAAAGTGCTAAAAGAAGGAGCCTTAGAAGAACTAAACCTGGAAGGCAACCAAATTGGACCGCAAGGCGCAAGATTGCTGCAAGACAGCTTAGTGGGCAATACAACACTCAAAGCACTCAATTTAAAACGCAACAACCTGGGCAACAATGGTGCCAAACGCATAGCTGTAGCCCTGCAATTACAGGCCGAAAGAGGTGGGTCTGCCCTGGAAGACAATTCCATAACACCACTAAAATTTCAAAAAGGAGCTATCCGGGATGAAGCAGGAGAATCCCTCAGTAAAGCCATCAGCAGAAATACAGCCCTCAAAAGCCTTAAACTGGGGGGTAACCGTATCAGCCCAGCCTATCTTGAAGGGATCCGGGCCGGTTTAAAGCGCAATAATGGAGAAACTTCGCAAGCCGCAAGCCACAAGGGTGATGCCCCTGCGGCAGTTCCCGAAGCCGCAACGACAGATGAAGGGTTCCTTAAGTTCCTGGGGCGTATAAAAACCGGCAATCTTACAGCTGAAGATAAAGATAAAGCCGGGGCACCAGACCTTAGTAGCTACACGCTTACCTTTGAAAAGATTGAACTTTTAAACGAAGCGCTTAAAGAAAATCAAGGGATTACCAGGCTCAACTTAGGGAAAACCCCCATTACCGACTTAGGGGCCTATGCCCTGAGTAAGTTGGCCGCTGAACATAATCACTTAATCAGCATTGATTTTGAGAAAAAAGCCATTCAACACAACATCCTGATTGAAGATATCAAAGCTGAACTCGAGAATAACCGAAAATTACATGCACTTAAACAACTCGGTACAATCCCTGACGATGCCTCAACCCCCCCTCAGGTGGAAGGCGGCAGCCTGGATTTTCGTAATCTTTTCCTTTCAGGGCAGTACCTGGAAGCCATAAATACCATACTTAAAGTAAACCCTACCCTAAACGTACTGGATTTATCGGGCACCAATAGTAAAGATGCGTCAATATCAGTGCTTAAACCGGGAATACAACAAAGCCAAGGGCTTAAAGCCCTGAACCTCAAAGGGAACAACATAACCCATGAGGGATTAAAAACCCTGGTGGAAGCCCTGGAAACCGGAGGTAATACCCTTTCTAATTTGGACCTTGGCAATAATGGTATTGATGCTATAGACAAAGATACCCTGAAAACCTTGTTGGGGAACAAAACGCTTGAAGTGCTCAACCTAAGTAGGAACCAACTCGGGGACGGGGGGGCAGAAGCCATCAGTGCAGGACTGGGGGCCAATCAGCAACTTCATACATTGGACCTCAGCAATAATGGTATCAGGAACAAAGGCATAGGGGAACTTGCCGAAGCATTAAAATCGAATACAACACTCTGCAAACTAGACCTAAGCTACAACCAGCTTAGTAAAGCTGGTGCAGAATATCTAAAGGATATGCTCAAAGGGAACAAGACCTTAACAGAGCTTAGGCTCTTGGGCAACCCTAATATCCCCGGCGAGATACTGGATGATATTGAAGACTACCTGAACCGCAACCGCAGGCTTGAACTCCTGGAACTATTAAAGAAGGACCAACCCAATGCCTTTGTAGACAAAAACGGGGTATTAGATTTCAGTGGCATAACGCTAGGTGAAGAATATATAAGCGAACTGGGCAAAGCCTTGAGGGGCAATACCACCGTAAAAGAACTAAACCTTAATGGCACAGGTATTGGCCCTGATGGGATAAGGCTTTTAGCAGATAGCCTTCAAAGCAATAAAACATTAGAAGTGTTGCATCTCGAAGGAAACCAGATCAAACCTGAGGGCGCAGGGGCCTTAGCTGGTATGCTCGAACACAATGGCGTACTCAAAAAACTAATGCTTAAAAATAATTTGATTGGAGATGATGGGATATCTTATTTGGGTAAGGCCTTAGAAAAGAATGCTACGCTGGTGGAACTCCATGTTGACAACAACAATATTACAGTAGTGGGGATAAAACCCCTGGAACTTTGCTTAATCGAAAACACAAGGCTTAAAACCTTAGGGCTTAGTTATAACCCTATTTCCAACGAAGGGGTTATCCGTTTGGCCCTGGTGCTATTCTTGCAAGCCAGGAAAGGTAGGGCCACGTTGGAAGCCCTGGACCTTAAGGATTGTGTTATCGGAAATATAGGGGCCCAGGCCCTTAACAGCATACTGGGGAAAAATACTGCTGTAAAAACCCTTAACCTTGAGGATAATGCTATCAGGGCAGGACTCATTGGGGAAATTAACCGCCGGTTATTGCATAACGGCAGCACTTCCGGGGCACAAATCCATGAAAGGTCCCGGAGTACTTTATCCGAAAAAACTGATATAACCCAAGGGGAAACCTGGGAACAGTTTTACCAATCAACACCCAAGAGCACCCGCACCCGCGACACCGGTATCTCCGGCTTTACCGGCCTCAGTACCCCTGGTACCAATACCCCTGATACCGGTACCCGCGACAATGCCTTTAACCAGTTAGATAACCCCGGTTATTGGTACCAGGCCGCAGATATACGGATGGTCCAAGAAGGGGGGTTCTTAAGCGGTTTTTCCCTAAGCTGTTTAAATGCACAAGAATTAAACGGCGTTGAACACGGTGCAAACACTACCCGGCTGGGGGAACTGCTCAACCAGGCTACCGCCGAAAAACCTTCCCTCTGTATCTACAACAAAGGCGGGAACCATTGGGTCAGCTTTGCCGTTGTGGATAGGGGGGGCGAGAAGGTGGTGCTTTATAAAGACTCCCTGGGCGGGGTTATCGACCCGGCCTTACAACAACTCCTTACCAAACACGGGGTCAACGGGGAAAACATACACGTGCACCCGGGCAACGAACAAGAAACCGACGTTTCCCACTGCGGGATCTTTGCCCTGGAGAATATAAACCGTATGGCCGGGGGATTGTCAGGGGACCCGCAAGGCTTTATTGAAACATTTGAGCAGGCCGGCTTTTTCTGTACCCTTGAAGATGCCCAACAACTAAGACAGACAGACTATGCTGGGTTCTACCTTAAAGGGGTGGTAGCCATGATGCGGGAAGAAAGGCGCTTGCCTGCCACGATAGCCGGCCTGGTCCGGGAACTATGCGATACGCTCCATATAAACCAAAACCTTAGTAGGGCCGTACAACAACGCTTTGTCGGGTTGGTTAAAGACGTACTGGTAACCCCGGAAATTGCCCAACACTTTGCCCGGGACATTGCTGTAATGGATGAAGGCTTTATTACCCAAACCCTGGAAACCTACCTGGCCGGGGGGGCTGAGCAGAGAAAAAGCACACAGCAAGGTGCCCCCCAATCCCTAACTGACGATAAAAGGCTGTCGGGGGCTTCTTTACTAAAGGATTTTACCAAGCCGCAGAATGCTGTACCAGGCACTGCCGTAAAATCAAAGGAAGGTATAGGGGGCAAAGTTGGTAAAAAGCTGGAAAGTATATGCGATAGCTTGTTTGAGGGGGGGCACATTCACGAAAGCGATAAAGAAAATCTTGAAATTGCTGTCCAGGATAAAGCCCTAAACGACCCTGGCTTTAGGGAGGCTTTTTTAAAGGGGAATTTTGATACTGTTTTCGATCAGCTAAAGGCCGCCCTCGAAACGAAGCTTAATATTTCTACAACCCTTACCCCAAAGGATGCAAAAGGGGTGGTAGAAACCCTGGCGAAGTCGCTGGTCCCGCCACGGCAGCAGAAAACAAGGGAGCGGAGAAAAGCATCGGTACACATGGGGTAG